One genomic window of Deinococcus arcticus includes the following:
- the purU gene encoding formyltetrahydrofolate deformylase, with protein MTAPASAPHALDPHHTAVLTITCPDRGGIVAAVSQFLHNHGANILHSDQHSTDPQGGTFFMRMEFHVAGLDLAREPFERAFAAVVAAPFGMTWRVSYTTEPRRMAVLVSRYDHCFLDLLWRKRRGELNVEIPLVISNHEDLRRDAEMFGLPFHVVPVTKGNKAEAEAEQVRLLQEAGAEFAVLARYMQILSGDFLAAFGKPVINIHHSFLPAFVGANPYRAAFQRGVKLIGATSHYVTEELDAGPIIAQDVVPVTHRETPDTLMRLGRDVERQVLARAVKAHVEDRVLVHGNKTVVF; from the coding sequence ATGACGGCTCCGGCTTCCGCTCCCCACGCGCTTGATCCCCACCACACCGCTGTGCTGACCATCACCTGCCCGGACCGGGGCGGCATCGTGGCCGCCGTGTCGCAGTTTCTGCACAATCACGGCGCCAACATCCTGCACAGCGACCAGCACAGCACCGATCCCCAGGGCGGCACGTTTTTCATGCGCATGGAGTTTCATGTGGCCGGGCTGGACCTCGCGCGGGAGCCCTTCGAGCGGGCCTTTGCAGCGGTGGTGGCCGCGCCCTTTGGCATGACGTGGCGCGTGAGCTACACCACCGAGCCCCGGCGCATGGCGGTGCTGGTGAGCAGGTACGACCACTGCTTTCTGGACCTGCTGTGGCGCAAGCGCCGGGGTGAACTGAATGTGGAGATTCCGCTGGTGATCAGCAACCACGAGGACCTGCGCCGCGACGCCGAGATGTTTGGCCTGCCCTTTCACGTGGTCCCCGTGACCAAAGGGAACAAGGCCGAGGCCGAGGCCGAGCAGGTGCGGCTGCTGCAGGAAGCGGGCGCCGAATTCGCTGTGCTGGCCCGCTACATGCAGATTCTTTCGGGCGACTTTCTGGCCGCGTTCGGCAAGCCGGTCATTAACATTCACCACTCGTTCCTGCCCGCCTTCGTGGGCGCCAACCCCTACCGCGCGGCCTTTCAGCGCGGCGTGAAGCTGATCGGCGCCACCAGTCACTACGTCACCGAGGAACTGGACGCCGGGCCCATCATCGCCCAGGACGTGGTGCCGGTGACCCACCGCGAAACCCCGGACACCCTGATGCGCCTGGGCCGCGACGTGGAGCGGCAGGTGCTGGCGCGCGCGGTGAAGGCCCATGTGGAGGACCGGGTGCTGGTCCACGGCAACAAAACCGTGGTGTTCTGA
- a CDS encoding phytoene desaturase family protein has product MKGEPSSRSVGILGGGLAGLALAALLAGRGHRVTVYERDRLGGKLRRLQVGAVTFDTGPSLFTFPAVWQAYLARLGESDPLDLRPLPGGLGVHHTPHGPVPLPVPPTHALWPEWQRYVQAAAPLPTHLPTLLTTPPRLTDPAFVRASAALWRATGGHLTASGWLRAQRLPPALAHAVATHALNAGLSPQDAPALYALIPALVGREVYRPARGMGALLDALKGWATARGVVLREGQGVEVVRGSTLQLAGGEVACHDLLVSALDPARLAALRGGSVPSPVARRTVSGAALYAELPQPAPLPATSVVPPHDFAVFRRCVRAGALPPSTLALVHAEGRRLSVLLAAPATGAPLTLAHSWVQAQIRQVEAALGVPGLWRSARAAAALPPAHYAAGGHPGGALYGAALPPWRGGPLHPQPYQLAPGLWQVGTGVHPGGGLPAVLGGALIVDTLLHAKLQAGSA; this is encoded by the coding sequence ATGAAGGGGGAACCCAGCAGCCGCTCGGTGGGAATTCTGGGGGGCGGGCTGGCCGGGCTGGCCCTGGCCGCGCTGCTGGCCGGGCGCGGCCACCGGGTCACGGTGTACGAGCGTGACCGGCTGGGCGGCAAGCTGCGCCGCCTGCAGGTGGGGGCCGTGACCTTCGACACCGGGCCCAGCCTGTTCACCTTTCCGGCCGTGTGGCAGGCGTATCTGGCCCGGCTGGGCGAATCTGACCCTCTGGACCTGCGCCCGCTGCCCGGCGGCCTGGGGGTGCACCACACGCCCCACGGCCCGGTACCGCTGCCGGTGCCGCCCACCCACGCGCTGTGGCCGGAGTGGCAGCGGTACGTTCAGGCGGCGGCCCCCCTGCCCACCCACCTGCCCACCCTGCTGACCACCCCGCCGCGCCTCACCGACCCCGCCTTCGTGCGCGCCAGCGCGGCGCTCTGGCGGGCCACGGGCGGGCACCTGACGGCCAGCGGCTGGCTGCGCGCCCAGCGGCTGCCCCCGGCGCTGGCCCACGCGGTCGCCACCCACGCCCTGAATGCCGGGCTGTCACCCCAGGACGCCCCGGCCCTGTACGCGCTGATTCCGGCGCTGGTGGGCCGCGAGGTCTACCGCCCGGCGCGGGGCATGGGCGCCCTGCTGGACGCCCTGAAAGGGTGGGCAACGGCGCGCGGGGTGGTCCTCCGCGAAGGGCAGGGGGTGGAGGTCGTGCGGGGCTCCACCCTCCAGCTGGCCGGGGGTGAGGTGGCCTGCCATGACCTGCTGGTGAGCGCCCTGGACCCGGCGCGGCTGGCCGCCCTGCGCGGCGGGTCGGTGCCCTCGCCCGTGGCCCGGCGCACCGTGAGCGGCGCCGCCCTGTACGCCGAGTTGCCGCAGCCCGCGCCGCTGCCCGCCACCAGTGTGGTGCCGCCCCACGATTTCGCAGTGTTCCGGCGCTGTGTGCGCGCGGGCGCGCTGCCCCCCAGCACCCTGGCCCTGGTGCATGCCGAGGGCCGGCGCCTGAGCGTGCTGCTGGCCGCGCCCGCCACTGGGGCCCCGCTGACGCTGGCGCATTCCTGGGTACAGGCGCAGATCCGGCAGGTGGAGGCGGCGCTGGGGGTGCCGGGGCTGTGGCGCTCGGCGCGGGCGGCGGCGGCCCTGCCCCCGGCCCACTACGCGGCGGGCGGCCACCCGGGCGGGGCACTGTACGGTGCGGCGTTGCCCCCCTGGCGCGGGGGGCCGCTGCACCCTCAGCCCTATCAACTGGCCCCGGGGCTGTGGCAGGTGGGCACCGGGGTGCATCCGGGCGGCGGCCTGCCAGCGGTGCTGGGCGGCGCCCTGATCGTGGACACGCTGCTGCACGCCAAGCTTCAGGCCGGGTCAGCCTGA
- a CDS encoding response regulator transcription factor encodes MARILIVDDDPAILDILGAYLRAEGHTVLEARDGLGARQALASADLAIVDWMLPGQSGLELARQHRRAHPDFPLLLLTARGEEEDRLRGLDAGADDYVTKPFSPREVVARVRALLRRARLGASVAVSGLWLDEGRRAARLDGQELTLSRLEFDLLLTLARHPGFVWSRARLLERVWGPDFPGVERVVDVQMAALRRKLGEQPDHPRFIETVRGVGYRFREDG; translated from the coding sequence ATGGCCCGCATCCTGATTGTTGACGACGACCCCGCCATTCTGGACATCCTGGGGGCCTACCTGCGTGCCGAGGGCCACACGGTGCTGGAAGCCCGCGACGGCCTGGGCGCCCGGCAGGCCCTGGCCAGCGCCGATCTGGCCATTGTGGACTGGATGCTGCCGGGCCAGAGCGGCCTGGAACTGGCCCGGCAGCATCGGCGCGCGCACCCGGACTTTCCGCTGCTGCTGCTGACCGCCCGGGGCGAGGAAGAAGACCGCCTGCGTGGTCTGGACGCGGGCGCCGACGACTACGTGACCAAACCCTTTTCCCCGCGCGAGGTGGTCGCCCGGGTGCGCGCCCTGCTGCGCCGCGCCCGCCTGGGGGCCAGCGTGGCGGTCTCTGGGCTGTGGCTGGACGAGGGGCGCCGGGCCGCCCGCCTGGACGGCCAGGAGCTGACCCTGTCCCGACTGGAGTTCGATCTGCTGCTGACCCTGGCGCGCCACCCGGGCTTCGTGTGGTCGCGCGCCCGGCTGCTCGAACGGGTCTGGGGCCCCGATTTTCCTGGTGTGGAACGGGTGGTGGACGTGCAGATGGCGGCCCTGCGCCGCAAACTGGGCGAGCAGCCCGATCACCCCCGGTTCATCGAAACGGTGCGCGGCGTGGGCTACCGCTTCCGGGAGGACGGATGA
- a CDS encoding complex I NDUFA9 subunit family protein: MNILVTGASGFVGQAVVRELVARGHMVWAGSRRGEASGGAHGLKLDVTDPGSVERAVAASDPAAVVHLVGIIAETGAQTFERVHVEGTRHVLAATPRGARYVHMSALGAREDSQSGYSSSKGRAEALVRASGLRWTIFQPSLIFGPGDDFFGRVLRELVSTAPVVPQIGDGSFPFRPVGVADVARAFATAAGGEVGLRDTYALTGPEEFTFRQLLELELQALGKRKPIVPVPLALMNLAVPLMQVLPKPPITRDQYAMLKEGNSAPNEPARTVFGLSMQRLQDVLPQIVGPGASRPAATTP, translated from the coding sequence ATGAACATACTCGTGACCGGAGCCAGCGGCTTCGTGGGACAGGCGGTGGTGCGCGAACTGGTCGCGCGTGGGCATATGGTGTGGGCCGGGTCCAGGCGCGGCGAGGCCAGTGGCGGCGCCCACGGCCTGAAGCTGGACGTGACCGACCCCGGCAGCGTGGAGCGGGCGGTGGCGGCCAGTGATCCGGCGGCGGTGGTGCATCTGGTGGGCATCATTGCCGAGACGGGCGCGCAGACCTTCGAGCGGGTGCATGTAGAGGGCACCCGCCACGTGCTGGCCGCCACGCCGCGCGGCGCGCGCTACGTGCACATGAGCGCCCTGGGCGCCCGCGAGGACAGCCAGAGCGGCTATTCCAGTTCCAAGGGCCGGGCCGAGGCGCTGGTGCGCGCCAGTGGCCTGCGCTGGACCATCTTTCAGCCCAGCCTGATTTTTGGGCCCGGCGACGACTTTTTTGGGCGGGTGCTGCGCGAACTGGTGAGCACGGCGCCCGTGGTGCCGCAGATTGGTGACGGCTCATTTCCCTTCCGGCCGGTGGGCGTGGCGGACGTGGCCCGCGCTTTTGCCACAGCCGCCGGGGGCGAGGTGGGCCTGCGCGACACCTACGCCCTGACCGGCCCCGAGGAATTCACCTTCCGGCAGCTGCTGGAACTGGAACTGCAGGCCCTGGGCAAACGCAAGCCCATCGTGCCGGTGCCCCTGGCCCTGATGAATCTGGCCGTGCCGCTGATGCAGGTGCTGCCCAAGCCGCCCATCACGCGCGACCAGTACGCCATGCTCAAGGAGGGCAATTCGGCCCCCAACGAACCGGCCCGCACCGTCTTTGGCCTGTCCATGCAGCGGCTGCAGGACGTGCTGCCGCAGATTGTGGGGCCCGGGGCCAGCCGCCCGGCCGCCACCACACCCTGA
- a CDS encoding MerR family transcriptional regulator, whose protein sequence is MSTPAGWSQTAMFTASEVEAQTGVPATTLRQWERRYGFPHPERNASGYRLYSPQDVAAIQRMQAHLNAGVPASRAAALTCAELAPDAAPPPDERLGRTPAEWSAGLTQALLASDMDGAAALLGQIHAQLPVEDVLTAVLSPTLVEIGQRWERGEITVAHEHQASAFVRARLSHLMELAGVQEGFGPLAVAACAPGESHELGLMMLTLALRRRGVRVAYLGANVPLGDLAVFARLRRARAVLLALNGEWALAATRAHLHDLDGLGAPLFLGGALLNARPELAAELGGLYAGPDAPRAAQIIAAQLHRAPEEPQGDA, encoded by the coding sequence ATGAGCACACCGGCCGGCTGGTCACAGACCGCCATGTTTACCGCCTCGGAGGTTGAGGCGCAAACCGGCGTGCCCGCCACCACCCTGCGGCAGTGGGAACGGCGCTACGGCTTTCCCCACCCCGAGCGCAACGCCAGCGGCTACCGGCTGTATTCGCCGCAGGACGTGGCGGCCATTCAGCGCATGCAGGCGCACCTGAATGCGGGCGTGCCGGCCAGCCGCGCCGCCGCGCTCACCTGCGCCGAACTGGCCCCGGACGCCGCCCCGCCCCCCGATGAGCGCCTGGGCCGCACCCCCGCCGAATGGAGCGCCGGGCTGACCCAGGCGCTGCTGGCCTCGGATATGGACGGCGCGGCGGCCCTGCTGGGCCAGATTCACGCGCAGCTGCCAGTGGAAGACGTGCTGACCGCCGTGCTCTCCCCCACACTGGTGGAGATCGGGCAGCGGTGGGAACGCGGCGAAATCACGGTGGCCCACGAACATCAGGCCAGCGCCTTTGTGCGCGCCCGGCTGTCGCACCTGATGGAACTGGCCGGCGTGCAAGAAGGCTTCGGGCCGCTGGCAGTGGCCGCCTGCGCGCCGGGCGAATCGCACGAACTGGGCCTGATGATGCTCACCCTGGCGCTGCGGCGCCGGGGCGTGCGGGTGGCGTACCTGGGCGCCAACGTGCCGCTGGGCGATCTGGCCGTGTTTGCCCGCCTGCGCCGGGCCCGCGCGGTGCTGCTGGCCCTGAACGGTGAGTGGGCCCTGGCCGCCACGCGCGCGCACCTGCACGATCTGGACGGCCTGGGCGCGCCGCTGTTTCTGGGCGGGGCGCTGCTCAACGCCCGCCCCGAACTGGCGGCCGAACTGGGCGGCCTGTACGCGGGCCCGGACGCGCCGCGCGCCGCGCAGATCATCGCCGCGCAGCTGCACCGCGCGCCCGAAGAACCACAAGGAGACGCATGA
- a CDS encoding CopZ family metallochaperone, whose protein sequence is MTQIELDVTGMTCGHCQAAVTKTLKSVPGVQDVQVDLQTGKAVVQGAAQPEQLIAAVQEEGYGAQVSAP, encoded by the coding sequence ATGACCCAGATTGAACTGGATGTAACGGGCATGACCTGCGGCCACTGCCAGGCCGCCGTGACCAAGACTCTGAAAAGCGTGCCCGGCGTGCAGGACGTGCAGGTGGACCTGCAGACCGGGAAAGCCGTGGTGCAGGGCGCGGCCCAGCCCGAGCAGCTGATCGCGGCCGTGCAGGAAGAGGGCTACGGCGCCCAGGTTTCGGCCCCCTGA
- a CDS encoding DUF305 domain-containing protein — MTFKPLALTTLALLLSPLPAQAQADHSMHGAAPATAKAAPAGLATLSGRAFDRAYLSMMIAHHQGAVDMARAVQGRVKDAQVKAWVAAVIRDQSREISVMTGWLSGLGGVDTARRDQMAGHMKGMVAPLKTAANPDRAFVQGMRPHHASALEMASLALQNSGDSRILKLSRDIITGQAAELYAFQVWLLRQK, encoded by the coding sequence ATGACCTTCAAGCCTCTGGCCCTGACCACCCTGGCGCTGCTGCTCTCTCCCCTGCCCGCGCAGGCCCAGGCCGACCACAGCATGCACGGCGCAGCACCAGCCACGGCCAAAGCCGCCCCGGCCGGGCTGGCCACCCTCAGCGGGCGCGCCTTTGACCGCGCCTACCTGTCCATGATGATCGCCCACCACCAGGGCGCCGTGGACATGGCCCGCGCGGTGCAGGGCCGGGTGAAAGACGCGCAGGTGAAAGCCTGGGTGGCTGCCGTGATTCGCGACCAGAGCCGGGAAATCTCGGTCATGACGGGGTGGCTCTCTGGCCTGGGCGGCGTGGACACCGCGCGGCGCGACCAGATGGCCGGGCACATGAAAGGCATGGTGGCGCCGCTGAAGACGGCCGCCAACCCGGACCGCGCCTTTGTGCAGGGCATGCGGCCGCACCACGCCTCGGCGCTGGAGATGGCCAGCCTCGCCCTGCAAAACAGCGGGGACAGCCGCATCCTGAAGCTCTCGCGCGACATCATCACGGGGCAGGCGGCGGAACTGTACGCGTTTCAGGTGTGGCTGCTGCGCCAGAAATAA
- a CDS encoding metal-sensitive transcriptional regulator: MTHDPAAACPAPTPQEGVEAHTHAGHLCMPEDSRKRAARRLAIARGHLESIRRSLDDPHVYCVDVLRQIKAVQGALDGAANVVLRGHLEAHVATAATRGDEQELVDELMDVLKYL; encoded by the coding sequence ATGACCCACGATCCGGCCGCCGCCTGCCCCGCACCCACCCCCCAGGAGGGGGTTGAGGCCCACACCCACGCGGGCCACCTGTGCATGCCGGAAGACAGCCGCAAGCGGGCGGCGCGGCGGCTGGCCATTGCGCGCGGCCACCTGGAAAGCATTCGCCGTTCGCTGGACGACCCCCACGTGTACTGCGTGGATGTGCTGCGTCAGATCAAGGCGGTGCAGGGCGCGCTGGACGGCGCCGCCAACGTGGTGCTGCGCGGGCACCTGGAAGCCCACGTGGCGACCGCCGCCACCCGGGGCGACGAGCAGGAACTGGTGGACGAACTGATGGACGTGCTGAAGTACCTGTAG
- a CDS encoding HAMP domain-containing sensor histidine kinase, whose product MRLFPRLFLGHLLVTVLALGALLGLAEWSAPAFYHHHVQQMVALLGPEGRALQPDLERGMRGTLTGALLAALPFAALVAAGTALLTSQRIVRSVRLLSGGSQALAGGDYARRLPEEGRDELAQLAHHFNVLAGELDRVEQDRVALIGNVGHELRAPLAALRGYAEALSDGVLPPEQAAPAMTRELRALERLAADLSLVSRVEAGQVALHLGPCEAGELLRAAAERFADAYEDRGVALRVTPPPGPLPLLADFERALQVLSNLLANALRATPGGGHVTLSARAQAGQVVLSVTDSGHGIPAQHLERIFERFYRVDPARTRGDGSGVGLTIARGLAVQMGGTLRAQSGPGGSTFTLTLPAAEAPRDGG is encoded by the coding sequence ATGAGGCTCTTTCCCCGCCTCTTTCTGGGGCACCTGCTGGTGACCGTGCTGGCCCTGGGCGCCCTGCTGGGGCTGGCCGAGTGGAGCGCGCCCGCCTTTTACCACCACCACGTTCAGCAGATGGTCGCGCTGCTGGGCCCGGAAGGCCGGGCGCTGCAGCCGGACCTGGAACGCGGGATGCGCGGCACCCTGACCGGCGCGCTGCTGGCCGCCCTGCCCTTTGCGGCGCTGGTGGCGGCGGGCACGGCCCTGCTCACCTCGCAGCGCATTGTGCGTTCGGTGCGGCTGCTCTCTGGGGGCAGTCAGGCCCTGGCGGGCGGGGACTACGCGCGGCGCCTGCCTGAAGAGGGGCGCGACGAACTGGCGCAGCTGGCCCACCACTTCAATGTGCTGGCCGGCGAACTGGACCGCGTGGAGCAGGACCGCGTGGCCCTGATCGGCAACGTGGGCCACGAGCTGCGCGCGCCGCTGGCCGCCCTGCGCGGGTACGCCGAGGCCCTGAGCGACGGCGTGCTGCCCCCCGAACAGGCCGCACCGGCCATGACGCGCGAACTGCGCGCCCTGGAACGGCTGGCCGCTGATCTGAGCCTGGTGTCGCGGGTGGAAGCCGGGCAGGTGGCCCTGCACCTGGGCCCCTGCGAGGCCGGCGAACTGCTGCGGGCCGCTGCCGAGCGCTTTGCCGACGCCTACGAGGACCGGGGCGTGGCGCTGCGGGTGACGCCCCCACCCGGGCCGCTGCCCCTGCTGGCCGATTTCGAGCGGGCCCTGCAGGTGCTGTCCAACCTGCTGGCCAACGCGCTACGGGCCACGCCGGGCGGCGGCCACGTCACCCTCAGCGCGCGGGCCCAAGCCGGGCAGGTGGTCCTGAGCGTCACCGATTCCGGCCACGGCATTCCCGCCCAGCACCTGGAGCGCATTTTCGAGCGCTTTTACCGCGTGGACCCGGCCCGCACCCGGGGCGACGGCAGCGGCGTGGGCCTGACCATTGCCCGGGGCCTGGCTGTTCAGATGGGCGGTACCCTGCGCGCCCAGTCCGGGCCGGGCGGCAGCACCTTTACCCTGACCCTGCCGGCCGCAGAGGCGCCCAGAGACGGAGGGTGA
- a CDS encoding UbiA family prenyltransferase, translating to MFRSSAARASLPLRRVLVVSRPALWVNTVGTLVTGTWLSGHLYSLHPGLLALLAYLTLPFNLLIYGLNDLFDREEDARSSRKGGWQGARLAAHETAPLLRVTAWLNLPALGALALLLPPAATGALLLSAALFVAYSLPPLRLKARPVLDGLSNVAYALPLALPALVLGERVPTWPLLALMAYSVGKHAFDAAQDIPADRQAGTRTVATLLGAGGTAGYALAWFALAAALLWPVSRLTAGALLLTCGGMALALALNPTPAQAARLYPLSIVTPWIVGAVAGVQLVYLLARGLWP from the coding sequence GTGTTCCGCTCCTCTGCCGCCCGCGCTTCCCTGCCGCTGCGCCGGGTGCTGGTGGTCTCGCGCCCGGCGCTGTGGGTCAACACTGTGGGCACCCTGGTCACCGGCACGTGGCTCAGCGGGCATCTGTACAGCCTGCACCCGGGGCTGCTGGCGCTGCTGGCGTACCTCACGCTGCCCTTTAACCTGCTGATCTACGGCCTGAACGACCTCTTTGACCGCGAGGAAGACGCCCGCAGCAGCCGCAAGGGCGGCTGGCAGGGGGCGCGGCTGGCCGCGCACGAAACGGCGCCGCTGCTGCGCGTGACCGCGTGGCTGAATCTGCCGGCCCTGGGGGCGCTGGCCCTGCTGCTGCCGCCGGCCGCCACCGGGGCGCTGCTGCTGTCGGCTGCGCTGTTCGTGGCCTACAGCCTGCCCCCGCTGCGCCTGAAGGCCCGCCCGGTGCTGGACGGCCTGAGCAACGTGGCCTACGCGCTGCCCCTGGCGCTGCCCGCCCTGGTGCTGGGCGAGCGCGTGCCCACATGGCCGCTGCTGGCCCTGATGGCGTACTCGGTGGGCAAGCACGCCTTTGACGCCGCGCAGGACATTCCTGCTGACCGGCAGGCAGGCACGCGCACCGTGGCCACCCTGCTGGGGGCCGGCGGCACGGCCGGGTACGCCCTGGCGTGGTTTGCGCTGGCGGCGGCGCTGCTGTGGCCGGTGTCGCGCCTGACCGCCGGGGCGCTGCTGCTCACCTGCGGCGGCATGGCGCTGGCGCTGGCCCTGAACCCCACCCCGGCGCAGGCCGCGCGGCTGTACCCCCTGAGTATCGTGACCCCCTGGATCGTGGGCGCGGTGGCCGGGGTGCAACTGGTGTACCTGCTGGCGCGCGGGCTGTGGCCATGA
- a CDS encoding heavy metal translocating P-type ATPase — MLKTIELGVQGMTCASCVGRVERGLGKVEGVQEASVNLATERATVTYDPALTSPQALLARVQDVGYEPVTAQAEFGVQGMTCANCVGRVERALLRVNGVLGASVNLATERAAVTYLPQSVGPGALKAAIRDAGYEVLDAPTPAAQEDQAREARAREVAELRRQVTFSALFAAPLLLLAMGPMLIPALNDALMTTFGHGVMTTLNWVMLALALPIQFGPGRRFYRLGWKSLRARSPDMNALVMIGTTAAFAYSVVATVAPGLFPRGTAHVYYEAAGVVITLVLLGKYFEALAKGRSSEAMKKLLGLQARMARVRRGDQEHDVPTDEVRPGDLIVVRPGEKIPVDGEVVQGQSYVDESMITGEPVPVNKQPGAGVVGGTLNGHGALTFRATRVGADTALAQIIRLVETAQGSKPPIQGLADRVVAVFVPVVLGIAALTFALWLAYGGPSFALVTTVAVLIIACPCAMGLATPTSIMVGTGKAAELGVLFKSGGALEGLQGVGVVALDKTGTLTRGRPELTDLLPAAGADRAAVLRLVAAAESQSEHPIARALVEAAARQGLAISQPERVEAVPGFGLDAVVQGQRVQVGADRYMAGLGLDVTPFAAQAQALGDAGKSPLYAAIDGQLAAVLAVADPIKDGSREAVQALHRLGLRVAMITGDNARTAQAIARQLGIDTVLAEVLPSGKSEAVKDLQAQGQRVAFVGDGINDAPALAQADVGLAIGTGTDVAVETADVILMGGDLRGVPNAFALSRVTLRNIRLNLFWAFAYNIVLIPVAAGVLYPALGWLLNPVLAAAAMGFSSVFVLSNALRLRAFQPPLRPGPPPPATVPSGTPSPA, encoded by the coding sequence ATGCTGAAAACCATCGAATTGGGCGTCCAGGGCATGACCTGCGCCAGTTGTGTGGGACGGGTGGAGCGGGGGCTGGGCAAGGTGGAGGGGGTGCAGGAGGCCAGTGTCAATCTGGCCACCGAGCGCGCCACTGTCACCTACGACCCTGCTCTCACCAGTCCACAGGCGCTGCTGGCGCGGGTGCAGGACGTGGGCTATGAGCCGGTCACCGCCCAGGCCGAATTCGGGGTGCAGGGCATGACCTGTGCCAACTGCGTGGGCCGCGTGGAGCGGGCGCTGCTGCGGGTGAACGGCGTGCTGGGCGCCAGTGTGAATCTGGCCACTGAGCGCGCTGCGGTGACCTACCTGCCCCAGAGCGTGGGCCCAGGTGCGCTGAAAGCGGCCATCCGGGACGCGGGCTATGAGGTGCTGGACGCCCCCACGCCAGCGGCCCAGGAGGACCAGGCCCGCGAGGCGCGCGCGCGCGAGGTGGCTGAACTGCGCCGGCAGGTGACCTTCAGCGCCCTGTTCGCCGCGCCGCTGCTGCTGCTGGCCATGGGCCCCATGCTGATTCCGGCCCTGAACGACGCACTGATGACCACCTTTGGGCACGGCGTGATGACCACCCTGAACTGGGTGATGCTGGCGCTGGCGCTGCCCATTCAGTTTGGGCCGGGGCGGCGGTTCTACCGCCTGGGCTGGAAAAGCCTGCGGGCCCGCTCGCCCGACATGAACGCCCTGGTGATGATCGGCACCACGGCGGCCTTTGCCTACAGTGTGGTGGCCACCGTGGCCCCGGGCCTCTTTCCAAGAGGCACGGCCCATGTGTACTACGAGGCGGCGGGCGTGGTGATCACGCTGGTGCTGCTGGGCAAGTATTTTGAGGCGCTGGCCAAGGGCCGCTCCAGCGAGGCCATGAAGAAGCTGCTGGGCCTGCAGGCCCGCATGGCGCGGGTGCGGCGCGGCGATCAGGAACACGACGTGCCCACCGACGAGGTGCGCCCCGGCGACCTGATCGTGGTGCGCCCCGGCGAGAAGATTCCGGTGGACGGCGAGGTGGTGCAGGGGCAGAGCTACGTGGACGAGAGCATGATCACGGGCGAGCCGGTGCCGGTGAACAAGCAGCCGGGCGCTGGCGTGGTGGGCGGCACCCTGAACGGCCACGGCGCCCTGACCTTCCGCGCCACGCGCGTGGGCGCCGATACGGCCCTGGCGCAGATTATCCGGCTGGTGGAAACCGCCCAGGGCAGCAAGCCGCCCATTCAGGGGCTGGCCGACCGGGTGGTGGCGGTGTTCGTGCCGGTGGTGCTGGGCATCGCTGCGCTGACCTTTGCCCTGTGGCTGGCGTACGGCGGGCCCAGCTTTGCCCTGGTGACCACGGTGGCGGTGCTGATTATCGCCTGCCCCTGCGCCATGGGGCTGGCCACCCCCACCAGCATCATGGTGGGCACCGGCAAGGCCGCCGAACTGGGCGTGCTGTTCAAGAGTGGCGGCGCGCTGGAGGGCCTGCAGGGGGTGGGCGTGGTGGCGCTGGACAAGACCGGCACCCTCACCCGGGGCCGCCCTGAACTGACAGACCTGCTGCCGGCCGCCGGCGCCGACCGTGCGGCCGTGCTGCGTCTGGTGGCCGCCGCCGAGAGCCAGAGCGAGCACCCCATTGCCCGCGCGCTGGTGGAGGCCGCTGCCCGGCAGGGGCTGGCCATCTCCCAGCCAGAGCGGGTGGAAGCCGTCCCCGGGTTTGGCCTGGACGCGGTCGTACAGGGCCAGCGCGTCCAGGTGGGCGCCGACCGCTACATGGCCGGGCTGGGCCTGGACGTGACCCCCTTTGCCGCGCAGGCCCAGGCCCTGGGAGATGCGGGCAAGAGCCCGCTGTACGCGGCCATAGACGGCCAGCTGGCGGCGGTGCTGGCGGTGGCCGATCCCATCAAGGACGGCAGCCGCGAGGCGGTGCAGGCCCTGCACCGGCTGGGGCTGCGGGTGGCCATGATCACCGGGGACAACGCCCGCACCGCGCAGGCCATCGCCCGTCAGCTGGGCATAGACACGGTGCTGGCCGAGGTGCTGCCCAGCGGCAAGAGTGAGGCTGTGAAAGACCTGCAGGCCCAGGGTCAGCGGGTGGCCTTTGTGGGCGACGGCATCAACGACGCCCCCGCGCTGGCCCAGGCCGATGTGGGGCTGGCCATCGGCACCGGCACCGACGTGGCTGTGGAAACCGCCGACGTGATCCTGATGGGCGGAGACCTGCGCGGCGTGCCCAATGCCTTCGCCCTGAGCCGCGTCACCCTGCGCAACATCCGCCTGAACCTGTTCTGGGCCTTTGCCTACAACATCGTGCTGATTCCGGTGGCGGCGGGCGTGCTGTACCCGGCGCTGGGCTGGCTGCTCAACCCGGTGCTGGCGGCGGCGGCCATGGGCTTTTCCAGCGTGTTTGTGCTCAGCAATGCGCTGCGGCTGCGCGCCTTCCAGCCCCCGCTGCGCCCCGGGCCCCCGCCGCCTGCCACAGTGCCCAGCGGCACGCCAAGCCCAGCGTAA